The following are encoded together in the Plasmodium brasilianum strain Bolivian I chromosome 10, whole genome shotgun sequence genome:
- a CDS encoding exported protein 3, translating to MILSNKFVVFLYLVLVFVYLNFESVELKLNNIVNNDDPNRFLNITFGDDSRMPGNMNNGIIEGDDISKEDKEEKNDQDDKNMENTEHIKHNEHDEVNKNNQILKNDQESQGQSNEAKNSEHGQAEKMEESKEEKEMNYSAGDGIEVRFVPKDIDSVKSNVNQNVDGTSGSEEENYKVTNEMKESKSVEEKKNDEVDELMNEEDKDADNNVDIIDNDDDDDDDDDDDDDNDNEDGNKDEVKDESDEYAKEQQMGGKITTTTIANKDSFEKEEENKKLMERKSIMNNGVNNLEKQMNIDKTWNNLFLLFKKTKPQLNNINYFRKEVQNELAYRNGLYFSTTSVKEYNKHVDPNKHAYIKLPDDTMVLVVTANKLFFQDLVYSSNKYIAIKRKFTFLMNTIIHNLKNKFFFKNYDYQYLYKDDCFAYDHTKKLLDMSLLGELSKVTQPIYIDDMKSRKVDMHKLYGGWFHFLGIMVVKGYTYKPVEYDLEKVNVIPAHQIEQFKQKVNQKHDGFNNGYVVGLWRDFPGNKYANWRYSVELFLWDLLNVLPHELPHPADLIMTYNRGSIEEVSGYRIRSDKTSDDHNAGENAVNVVAEGTPDATNTSLGEHELKEKDEGNEKKILSYSKDEIENWHETIKSKISTNYKGFEVVMVSVKDYMNTLGYNNDNILSKYYNVKNKNGYIFLILLNKDFFVDEFVKNENYEEAKKNYFTNKMNEIIERLQKILDALKEEIYPNDDNIQPVVTLYNYLSDEANYEKLNPHIISEIAGITKHLKCDNLIHDDVSCLKDISMHYKYGGWFEFGAAIYVKNVNFVNVNYEKHDDIIKKEHENAILVQANGNYQSACLWKDLPDKNMAPYRYPLEIFAKENSQLNILNVQDIHPFVLVDLLNKGLQVMKHQSEKTPTFVSVSRSGSNSGSGSNDESSKPDRLYQSNFSHIMNKCRKPERAGHEEEGTHALDDLENVENDLITSVLNVENNRMNNNSLHGNSVEDNNNYGSSSSSSSSGIVGSKDNKNFDENEYIFENVGKQDDDKIYEEDTEYGGTDSTTDIDKDSYIEVNEGAETSKKNNIVQLHFRFGGKNDARSSGRGEGESTNSNNSSGSSSSVDGVEEKKNSVLNDIEAEYNDDLQEAKIVGNNAESINDLSPKPDDDDDDDDDDDDEDDYFSTSNYINKGIVSAQSVEDFNSKIYLFLVICLICICIALLVSISLRLYATVVKRKTSDRNRVVLSFKDKEEMPVVQGIPAPWLSE from the coding sequence ATGATACTGTCAAATAAATTTGTagtatttctttatttggtacttgtttttgtatatttaaattttgagTCAGTAGagttaaaattaaacaatataGTTAACAATGACGATCCAAATagatttttaaatattaccTTTGGAGATGATTCACGCATGCCTGGCAACATGAACAATGGGATCATAGAAGGCGATGATATATCGAAGGAGGacaaagaggaaaaaaacgATCAAGATGacaaaaatatggaaaatacGGAACATATCAAACATAATGAACATGACGAAGTAAACAAAAACAAtcaaattttgaaaaatgacCAAGAGTCCCAAGGTCAGAGTAATGAGGCAAAAAATTCTGAACATGGTCAGGccgaaaaaatggaagaatcAAAAGAGGAGAAGGAAATGAACTACAGTGCAGGTGATGGGATAGAAGTTAGATTTGTCCCTAAGGATATTGACTCTGTGAAGAGCAATGTCAACCAGAACGTTGATGGTACTAGCGGCAGTGAGGAAGAGAACTACAAGGTTACTAACGAAATGAAGGAAAGCAAGTCCGtagaagagaaaaagaatGATGAAGTGGATGAGTTAATGAACGAGGAGGATAAAGATGCAGACAATAATGTTGACATTATTGACAATGATGACGACGATGATgacgatgatgatgatgatgatgataatgataatgaggATGGAAATAAGGACGAAGTGAAGGACGAAAGCGATGAATATGCAAAGGAGCAGCAGATGGGTGGAAAGATAACCACTACAACAATAGCTAATAAAGATAGCTTtgaaaaagaagaggaaaacaaaaaattgatGGAAAGGAAATCCATTATGAATAATGGagtaaataatttagaaaaacagatgaatatagataaaacatggaataatttatttcttttatttaagaAAACAAAACCACAgttgaataatataaattattttagaaaaGAGGTACAAAATGAATTGGCTTATAGAAAtggattatatttttcaacgACAAGtgtaaaagaatataataagcATGTAGATCCAAATAAACATGCATACATTAAGTTACCTGATGATACAATGGTATTAGTAGTAACagcaaataaattattttttcaagatTTAGTTTATTCAAGTAATAAGTATATAGCtattaaaaggaaatttacatttttaatgaatactataatacataatttaaaaaataaatttttttttaaaaattatgattatcagtatttatataaagatgATTGCTTTGCATATGATCATACCAAGAAATTGTTAGATATGAGTCTACTAGGAGAATTATCCAAAGTTACGCAACCCATATATATTGATGATATGAAAAGTAGAAAAGTAGACATGCATAAACTTTATGGAGGTTGGTTTCATTTCCTAGGTATTATGGTTGTAAAGggttatacatataaaccaGTTGAATATGATTtagaaaaagtaaatgtTATACCAGCACATCAAATAGAGCAATTCAAACAAAAAGTTAATCAAAAACATGATGGATTTAATAATGGTTATGTAGTAGGCTTGTGGAGAGATTTCCCAGGAAACAAGTATGCTAATTGGAGGTATTCAGTGGAGTTGTTCTTATGGGATTTGTTGAATGTTTTACCACATGAGTTACCCCATCCAGCTGACCTTATCATGACCTACAATAGGGGAAGCATTGAGGAAGTGAGTGGATATAGGATTAGGAGTGATAAGACTAGTGACGATCATAATGCAGGAGAAAATGCAGTTAACGTAGTAGCGGAAGGTACACCTGATGCAACGAATACTTCACTAGGAGAGCATGAATTGAAAGAAAAGGATGAGGGAaacgagaaaaaaatattaagttatTCGAAAGACGAAATAGAAAATTGGCATGAAACAATTAAAAGTAAGATAAGCACTAACTACAAAGGGTTTGAAGTAGTGATGGTATCAGTTAAGGattatatgaatacattAGGATATAACAATGATAATATTCtttcaaaatattacaatgtaaaaaataaaaatggttatatatttttaatcttATTGAATAAAGATTTTTTCGTTGATGAGTTTGTaaagaatgaaaattatgaagaaGCCAAGAAGAATTACTTTACaaacaaaatgaatgaaataatagaaagactacaaaaaattttagatgCATTAAAGGAAGAGATATATcctaatgatgataatattCAACCAGTTGTTACTCTTTATAATTATCTATCTGATGAAGCAAATTATGAAAAGTTAAATCCACATATAATAAGTGAAATTGCTGGTATTACTAAACACTTAAAGTGCGATAACCTGATCCATGATGATGTTAGTTGTTTGAAAGATATATCTATGCATTACAAATATGGAGGTTGGTTTGAATTTGGTGCAGCTATATATGTAAAGAATGTTAACTTTGTTAATGTAAACTATGAAAAACAtgatgatataataaaaaaagaacatgAAAATGCAATTTTGGTACAAGCGAATGGAAATTATCAGTCTGCTTGTTTATGGAAAGATTTACCTGATAAAAACATGGCTCCTTATAGATACCCTCTTGAAATTTTCGCTAAAGAAAATTCTCAGCTTAACATTCTGAATGTGCAAGATATACACCCTTTTGTATTAGTGGATCTCCTGAACAAAGGATTGCAGGTTATGAAGCATCAGTCGGAAAAGACCCCCACGTTTGTTAGTGTTAGCCGTAGTGGTAGCAACAGTGGTAGCGGTAGTAACGATGAGTCTAGCAAACCTGACAGGTTGTACCAGAGCAACTTCAGCCATATTATGAACAAGTGCAGGAAACCTGAACGTGCAGGCCATGAGGAGGAGGGAACTCACGCTTTGGACGACTTGGAGAACGTGGAGAATGATCTCATAACATCTGTTTTGAATGTTGAAAATAATAGGATGAACAACAACAGCTTGCATGGTAATAGTGTAGAGgacaataataattatggaagtagtagtagtagtagtagtagtggtATTGTCGGTAGTAAGGACAACAAAAATTTTGATGAAAACGAGTATATTTTTGAGAATGTAGGAAAGCAGGATGATGACAAGATATATGAGGAGGATACAGAATATGGAGGAACAGACAGTACAACAGATATAGATAAGGATAGTTACATTGAAGTAAATGAGGGAGCAGAAActagcaaaaaaaataatattgtacAGTTGCATTTCAGGTTTGGAGGTAAGAATGACGCACGTAGTAGCGGCAGAGGGGAAGGAGAAAGTACgaacagtaataatagtagtggTAGCAGTAGCTCTGTTGATGGAGtagaagaaaagaagaattcCGTACTCAACGATATTGAAGCCGAATATAATGATGACTTACAAGAAGCAAAAATTGTGGGGAATAATGCAGAAAGTATCAACGACTTAAGTCCAAAACCTGATGATGATGACGACGACGATGATGACGATGATGATGAAGACGATTACTTTTCAACAAgcaattacataaataaaggAATCGTTAGTGCACAATCCGTTGAAGATTttaattctaaaatatacttatttcTCGTTATTTGccttatatgtatttgtattgCCTTACTTGTAAGTATTTCATTAAGATTATACGCTACAGTtgtgaaaagaaaaactagCGATAGAAACAGAGTAGTATTATCCTTCAAGGATAAAGAAGAAATGCCCGTAGTTCAGGGTATCCCTGCCCCATGGTTGAgcgaataa